One stretch of Methanophagales archaeon DNA includes these proteins:
- a CDS encoding HEPN domain-containing protein, whose translation MRRTLYDIACFSSQQAAELYLKGKIIVKSGLKPYTRSLVELVRIIEKLGYEVPEDVMKCSKELGEHYTQARYPDARVTEYEKEEAGRAIKCMEEILNYAEVL comes from the coding sequence ATGAGAAGAACACTTTATGACATAGCCTGTTTTTCAAGTCAGCAGGCGGCAGAGCTATATTTGAAAGGGAAGATAATAGTAAAAAGTGGGTTGAAACCATATACGCGTTCTCTGGTTGAGCTTGTGAGAATTATCGAGAAGCTGGGATATGAAGTGCCAGAGGATGTAATGAAGTGTTCAAAGGAACTGGGTGAACATTATACGCAAGCAAGATACCCGGATGCAAGGGTTACAGAATATGAAAAGGAAGAGGCGGGAAGAGCGATAAAATGTATGGAGGAGATATTGAACTATGCAGAGGTATTATGA